Proteins from a genomic interval of Alteromonas macleodii ATCC 27126:
- a CDS encoding response regulator transcription factor, giving the protein MHILIIDDHEIVRDGIKTLIEQEYGWHVSYAVSSLDALPSFATLDDIDVAILDISLAQESGFDTLVKIKKDAPFIKCLMLSMYDHVGYISKALELGADGYVTKNAATKELMDALEALEKDENYLSTDISKKLAFGDKQLTSILTEREKEIFLLLAKGFQPKQIAYYIDTAPKTVMVHRTNIYKKLNVTSQFGLLRIALETGYLDVSDVIYDDTLVKAN; this is encoded by the coding sequence ATGCACATACTCATTATTGACGATCACGAAATTGTAAGGGATGGCATTAAAACACTCATCGAGCAAGAGTATGGCTGGCATGTTTCTTACGCAGTAAGCTCTCTGGATGCTCTTCCCTCCTTCGCTACGTTAGACGATATTGACGTTGCCATTCTAGATATCTCGTTAGCACAGGAAAGTGGTTTCGACACACTAGTAAAAATCAAGAAAGACGCGCCGTTTATAAAGTGCTTAATGCTGAGCATGTATGATCATGTTGGCTATATCAGTAAAGCGCTTGAACTCGGCGCCGATGGCTACGTTACAAAGAATGCTGCCACCAAAGAGTTAATGGACGCGTTGGAAGCTCTAGAAAAAGACGAGAATTATCTAAGCACAGATATTAGTAAAAAGTTAGCTTTCGGTGATAAACAGCTAACCTCTATCCTTACTGAAAGGGAAAAGGAAATTTTCTTACTGTTAGCAAAAGGATTCCAGCCAAAACAGATTGCTTACTACATAGATACTGCCCCGAAAACAGTGATGGTTCACAGAACTAATATTTACAAGAAACTCAATGTAACCTCCCAATTTGGTTTACTTAGAATTGCGTTAGAAACTGGGTACCTCGACGTTTCTGACGTTATCTACGACGACACGCTAGTCAAAGCAAATTGA
- a CDS encoding S8 family serine peptidase — translation MKTKPFKTGLSALSLALLPLMVSSHAHAAKAEIFDDSVIVVYKENVSKAEKMRARSSVGARISDANRDEVDDRFSNLLNGRIAKLELRGKSVKDAIEILKKNPAVKIAEPNFLYRKALVPNDPSYGDLWGLNNTGQAGGTADVDIDAPEAWDITTGDSDVVIGVIDTGVDYNHEDLADNAWVNPGEIAGNGIDDDGNGYIDDVYGIDAFNGDSDPMDDDSHGTHVAGTIGAVGGNGIGVVGVNHDVSIAACKFLGPDGGSTAGAIECIDYFTDLKENRGINIKATNNSWGGGGYSEALETAIEEAGQAGILFVAAAGNSGSNNDNVDNYPSNYVTTTNSLLAVASHTRTDGDSGYSYGIETVDIAAPGTAILSTVPGNGYAAYSGTSMATPHVAGAAALVWSLNPELTPSEMKELLMSTGETSLWADGRTVSGNRLNVLNALEEADPTPGFKLGITPGSAEIEAGETYTFTIEVGSIAGYEEEVQLSLAEPSDIASLSASSAMPGDTVTLTVETSEDTPWGPYSFTVNGVSGDIEKSKSANLYVYPQGLNEFPYAYSGDAVPTLPNEEDPDDVGVDLVINVPDDLTVFGMQASVNITHTYSGDLVLSLTSPQGTTTVLRQNQGGATDDIVESYNSDAFNGEVATGDWTLNVLDTFNGDNGTVNTWSLVVTGIGEVGPTPPNSAFTYDASGLSVSFTNNSNDVNDDIVSYSWDFGDGSTSTEENPTHVYASTGAYDVTLTVTDSEGQTGVSTETVSVSDSNIVAEIDRAMLSRFGSLRVDLSYSGSMADTVMIYRNGELLEEVSNTGRYRDRSRGVQPGEYTYMVCDETSACSAPVSVNL, via the coding sequence GATGAAGTAGATGATCGCTTCTCTAACCTTTTAAATGGTCGCATTGCCAAACTGGAACTTCGTGGCAAGTCTGTAAAAGACGCCATAGAAATCTTAAAGAAAAATCCTGCGGTTAAAATCGCCGAGCCAAACTTCTTGTACCGCAAAGCCCTGGTACCTAACGATCCTTCTTATGGTGACCTATGGGGTTTGAATAACACCGGTCAAGCCGGCGGTACTGCAGATGTGGATATTGACGCACCAGAAGCATGGGATATAACAACCGGTGATAGCGATGTGGTCATCGGTGTTATCGATACGGGTGTTGACTACAATCATGAAGACCTTGCAGATAACGCATGGGTTAACCCAGGTGAAATTGCTGGAAACGGTATTGATGATGACGGCAACGGTTATATTGACGATGTTTACGGTATCGATGCCTTTAACGGCGATTCTGATCCTATGGACGACGATTCTCACGGTACGCATGTGGCCGGGACAATTGGCGCTGTGGGCGGAAACGGAATTGGCGTAGTCGGTGTAAACCATGACGTGTCAATCGCTGCATGTAAATTCTTAGGTCCTGACGGCGGTTCAACCGCTGGCGCTATTGAATGTATCGATTACTTCACCGACCTTAAAGAGAACCGCGGCATCAATATTAAAGCTACCAACAACAGCTGGGGTGGCGGCGGCTATAGTGAAGCGCTAGAAACTGCTATTGAAGAAGCTGGCCAAGCGGGTATTTTGTTTGTTGCTGCGGCAGGTAACTCTGGTTCAAACAACGACAACGTAGATAACTACCCGTCTAACTATGTCACTACAACAAACAGTCTGCTCGCAGTTGCTAGCCACACTCGTACTGACGGAGACAGCGGCTACTCATACGGTATTGAAACCGTAGACATCGCGGCGCCGGGTACAGCTATCCTATCTACAGTACCAGGTAACGGCTATGCGGCATACTCAGGCACGTCAATGGCAACGCCACATGTTGCGGGTGCAGCAGCACTTGTGTGGTCGCTAAACCCAGAACTTACGCCATCTGAAATGAAAGAGCTGTTAATGTCTACAGGTGAAACTAGCCTATGGGCTGATGGTCGCACCGTATCTGGCAACCGCCTAAATGTACTTAACGCACTTGAAGAAGCGGATCCAACTCCAGGTTTTAAACTGGGCATTACACCTGGTTCAGCTGAAATTGAAGCGGGTGAGACCTACACCTTCACTATTGAAGTTGGTTCAATTGCTGGCTACGAAGAAGAAGTACAGCTATCGCTTGCAGAGCCAAGTGATATCGCGTCTTTAAGTGCAAGCTCGGCAATGCCTGGCGATACGGTAACACTGACCGTAGAGACATCTGAAGATACGCCTTGGGGTCCATACAGCTTTACGGTGAACGGTGTAAGCGGTGATATTGAGAAATCTAAATCAGCGAATCTTTATGTTTACCCTCAAGGGCTAAACGAATTCCCTTACGCGTATTCTGGTGATGCTGTACCTACGTTACCGAATGAAGAAGATCCAGACGATGTCGGCGTGGACCTAGTGATTAACGTTCCTGACGACTTAACCGTATTCGGTATGCAGGCGTCGGTAAATATCACACACACCTATAGCGGAGATCTCGTACTATCACTGACCTCTCCTCAGGGTACGACCACCGTTCTTCGTCAGAATCAAGGTGGCGCTACAGATGATATCGTTGAGAGCTATAACTCTGATGCCTTTAACGGCGAAGTAGCAACAGGCGATTGGACCTTGAACGTGCTTGATACGTTCAACGGTGACAACGGCACTGTTAACACATGGAGCCTTGTAGTGACCGGTATTGGTGAAGTAGGCCCAACACCGCCTAACTCTGCGTTTACCTATGACGCTTCAGGATTATCAGTAAGCTTTACTAATAACAGTAACGACGTTAATGACGACATTGTCAGCTATAGCTGGGACTTTGGCGATGGCTCTACTTCAACGGAAGAGAACCCAACGCATGTTTACGCGAGCACTGGCGCCTATGACGTAACCCTTACGGTTACCGACTCTGAAGGCCAAACTGGCGTATCAACAGAAACCGTATCAGTTTCAGATAGCAACATTGTTGCCGAGATTGACCGCGCTATGCTGTCTCGATTCGGTTCGTTACGCGTAGATTTATCATATAGTGGCTCGATGGCCGATACTGTAATGATTTATCGCAACGGTGAGCTACTTGAAGAAGTAAGCAACACTGGACGTTATCGCGATAGAAGCAGAGGCGTTCAACCTGGTGAGTATACTTATATGGTTTGTGACGAAACCTCTGCATGCTCTGCACCAGTGTCTGTAAACCTTTAA